One segment of Rhodopirellula baltica SH 1 DNA contains the following:
- the cysC gene encoding adenylyl-sulfate kinase, producing the protein MEAVNADVANEHSPSHSRSIENMSQSNSDDSASSSTQQAGDGQDDVQQNIVWHAHTVSREDRESKLGQRGVVVWFTGLSGCGKSTIANELDRLLIDRGATCTLLDGDNVRHGLCAPPSVLKEEHGEDFAGRFGLGFGPTDREENIRRIGAVTELFASAGVIVLAAFVSPYQRDRDRVRNTIESSGRAGDFLEVFVDTPLEICKQRDPKGLYQKAIAGEIKNFTGISDPYDAPPSPEIHLKWREGQTPHDQASEIIREMEKRGVLGPAKG; encoded by the coding sequence ATGGAAGCCGTCAACGCTGATGTGGCCAATGAACACTCACCCAGTCATTCCCGATCAATCGAAAACATGAGCCAGTCCAACTCTGACGACTCCGCGTCTAGCAGCACCCAACAGGCCGGCGACGGCCAAGACGATGTGCAGCAAAATATTGTTTGGCACGCCCACACGGTTTCTCGTGAAGACCGCGAAAGCAAGTTGGGGCAACGCGGTGTTGTCGTTTGGTTCACTGGGTTGAGCGGATGCGGCAAGAGCACGATCGCGAATGAGTTGGATCGGTTGCTGATTGATCGTGGAGCGACGTGCACGTTGCTGGATGGCGACAATGTGCGTCACGGTTTGTGTGCTCCTCCCTCGGTGTTGAAAGAAGAACATGGCGAAGATTTCGCCGGGCGGTTTGGATTGGGGTTTGGTCCGACCGATCGCGAAGAAAACATCCGCCGGATCGGCGCGGTCACCGAGTTGTTCGCATCGGCCGGCGTGATCGTTTTGGCCGCTTTCGTCAGTCCCTATCAGCGGGATCGAGATCGGGTGCGAAATACGATTGAGAGCAGCGGCCGGGCAGGTGATTTCCTGGAAGTTTTTGTCGACACACCTTTGGAAATCTGCAAGCAGCGAGATCCCAAGGGGCTGTATCAAAAGGCGATCGCGGGAGAAATCAAAAACTTCACCGGAATCAGCGATCCCTACGACGCGCCGCCCTCGCCTGAGATTCACTTGAAGTGGCGTGAGGGCCAGACGCCTCATGATCAGGCATCGGAAATCATCCGTGAAATGGAGAAACGTGGCGTTCTCGGGCCCGCGAAGGGCTGA
- a CDS encoding SMI1/KNR4 family protein: MSDPLDDAETPTGPNASVQSGRALDAAPKWSDQLEQRFGLNLQPDLVSWFDDEVWRTPGNGEFVVAVSPETLLKPIPDPVWPPLMPPNFLPLVGSHAGDWLCLRLADGENSSSGITYDLCHWYHGGGDWLPWGSSLAEALLFDQILPYLPASDQRHAIPSPMDSGRPAQPGANAWQDWMVRSLPDAIRPIAEEQRWRSGGTDWIDALIAEGVCNVAIACQLVIDALSNELTHRLKPADTNRMGIAWNDIMRWGFDLRSLPNDVAQRLRDEGVAQAEAMDPAQQDWQRIEDLCQRAHALVPELAWAAELLGYCRLQRGDSVGATVAFLSSLRCSVFTDQSVRLRTHWATSGSDGMAKFGAYWLCRENESSSATWDQASGTNGENASAVANAVPTSILMSEYLDCLQNREGGSVRSRLTSFFLDRAERNSNNGASAEAVRCLYAAGWDLGTEPMTLYADLLGRLVDATQSAGWTSHENLARMHRDCFRKRYGI, translated from the coding sequence GTGTCTGATCCTCTGGACGATGCCGAGACACCCACCGGCCCGAACGCTTCGGTTCAATCAGGTCGGGCGTTGGACGCTGCGCCCAAATGGTCAGATCAGCTCGAGCAGCGGTTTGGTTTGAACCTGCAGCCTGATTTGGTTTCGTGGTTTGACGATGAGGTTTGGCGGACACCCGGAAACGGCGAATTTGTCGTCGCCGTGTCGCCGGAAACACTGCTCAAGCCGATTCCGGATCCGGTTTGGCCGCCACTGATGCCGCCTAATTTCTTGCCGCTGGTCGGTAGCCACGCGGGAGATTGGCTGTGCCTTCGATTGGCCGACGGCGAGAATTCTTCGTCAGGAATCACCTACGACCTCTGCCATTGGTATCACGGTGGAGGCGATTGGCTGCCATGGGGAAGTTCTCTCGCCGAAGCATTGTTGTTTGATCAAATCTTGCCGTACCTTCCCGCGAGCGATCAGCGTCACGCGATTCCCTCGCCGATGGACAGCGGTCGCCCGGCCCAGCCTGGTGCAAACGCTTGGCAGGATTGGATGGTACGGTCATTGCCCGATGCCATTCGTCCCATTGCTGAAGAGCAACGCTGGCGATCCGGTGGAACCGATTGGATCGACGCTTTGATTGCGGAAGGAGTTTGCAACGTCGCGATCGCCTGTCAATTGGTAATCGATGCATTGAGCAACGAGCTGACGCATCGTTTGAAGCCGGCCGATACGAATCGGATGGGCATTGCATGGAACGACATCATGCGATGGGGTTTTGATTTGCGATCCTTGCCCAACGATGTCGCTCAACGATTGCGGGACGAAGGCGTCGCACAAGCGGAAGCGATGGATCCGGCTCAACAGGATTGGCAGCGGATCGAGGACCTGTGTCAGCGCGCTCATGCTTTGGTTCCCGAGTTAGCTTGGGCGGCCGAGTTGCTGGGGTATTGCCGTCTGCAACGTGGTGATTCCGTTGGGGCGACGGTCGCGTTTTTAAGTTCCCTGCGTTGCAGTGTTTTCACCGACCAAAGCGTTCGACTACGGACTCACTGGGCCACATCCGGATCGGATGGAATGGCCAAATTTGGTGCCTATTGGTTGTGTCGGGAAAATGAGTCTTCGTCGGCGACATGGGATCAGGCATCGGGAACCAATGGCGAGAACGCTTCCGCGGTGGCCAACGCGGTGCCCACTTCCATTTTGATGTCTGAGTACCTGGACTGTTTGCAAAACCGAGAAGGTGGTTCAGTACGCAGTCGTTTGACGTCGTTCTTCTTGGACCGCGCCGAGCGGAATTCCAACAATGGGGCAAGCGCCGAAGCGGTTCGATGTCTTTACGCCGCTGGATGGGATTTGGGCACCGAACCGATGACACTGTATGCGGACCTGCTCGGGCGATTGGTCGATGCGACGCAGTCCGCCGGGTGGACATCGCATGAAAATCTCGCTCGCATGCACCGAGATTGCTTCCGAAAACGATACGGCATTTGA
- a CDS encoding DUF1501 domain-containing protein translates to MLAQTSMGFGGVALAALMNEAAADHAGHGVHHPAKAKNVIFLYMDGGPSQIDTFDPKPLLTKMDGREPGDLFRVEPTQFNNNGKVLGSPWKFKQHGESGIPVSSLFPHVAGCVDELAVVRSMVSEFSEHTFANYFLHTGSGLQGRPSMGAWVNYGLGSECNNLPGFVVLNGGLIPPGGLDCFGNGFLPATYQGSVFQPHGTAVANIKSPEPDIGRQRAHLDLISKLDSEAMRHGLRHDAVESAIANYELAFQMQAAVPDLMSIKDEPEHIRKLYGLDAKYKPTQIYAAECLIARRLIERGVRFIELTCPQVGGDRWDQHSNLKAGHENNARAVDQPIAGLLKDLRQRGLLDETLVVWAGEFGRTPFAQGANGRDHNPFGFSIWMAGGGIRPGITYGATDEFGYKAVENRTEIHDLHATMLHLMGVDHTRSTFRFGGRDMRLTDVKGHVMDAVIQA, encoded by the coding sequence ATGTTGGCTCAAACTTCAATGGGGTTTGGTGGTGTGGCGTTGGCTGCGCTCATGAATGAGGCAGCGGCTGATCATGCAGGTCATGGAGTTCATCATCCCGCGAAGGCGAAGAACGTCATCTTCCTTTACATGGATGGTGGGCCGTCACAGATCGACACGTTTGATCCGAAGCCATTGCTGACCAAGATGGATGGTCGTGAACCGGGTGATTTATTCCGCGTCGAGCCGACTCAGTTCAACAACAACGGCAAGGTTCTTGGCAGTCCGTGGAAGTTCAAACAACACGGTGAGAGCGGCATACCAGTCAGCAGTTTGTTCCCGCACGTTGCCGGATGTGTGGACGAGCTGGCAGTGGTTCGCTCGATGGTTTCTGAATTTTCCGAGCACACATTTGCAAACTATTTTTTGCACACCGGAAGTGGATTGCAGGGACGTCCAAGCATGGGTGCTTGGGTCAATTACGGTTTGGGGTCGGAGTGCAACAACCTTCCCGGGTTTGTGGTCTTGAACGGAGGTTTGATTCCTCCCGGTGGACTGGATTGTTTTGGCAACGGTTTTCTGCCGGCCACCTACCAAGGATCCGTCTTTCAGCCACACGGCACCGCGGTTGCCAACATCAAGTCACCTGAACCGGACATCGGGCGGCAGCGAGCACATCTCGATCTAATCAGCAAATTGGATTCCGAAGCGATGCGTCATGGGCTTCGGCACGACGCGGTCGAATCTGCGATTGCAAACTATGAATTAGCGTTTCAAATGCAAGCGGCGGTTCCGGATTTGATGTCGATCAAGGATGAGCCGGAGCACATTCGCAAACTGTATGGATTGGACGCGAAGTACAAGCCGACGCAAATCTACGCGGCCGAATGCTTGATCGCTCGTCGCTTGATCGAACGCGGCGTACGCTTCATCGAGCTGACGTGTCCGCAGGTGGGCGGGGACCGTTGGGACCAGCACAGCAATCTGAAGGCCGGACATGAAAACAACGCCCGCGCGGTTGACCAACCGATTGCTGGTTTGCTGAAGGATTTACGTCAACGCGGGCTGTTGGACGAGACGTTGGTCGTTTGGGCGGGTGAATTCGGTCGAACGCCGTTTGCGCAAGGAGCCAATGGCCGCGACCACAATCCGTTCGGTTTCTCGATCTGGATGGCTGGCGGTGGGATTCGGCCCGGTATCACCTACGGTGCAACGGACGAATTTGGCTACAAAGCAGTCGAAAACCGAACCGAAATTCACGATTTGCATGCCACGATGCTGCACTTGATGGGGGTGGACCACACGCGGTCGACGTTCCGGTTTGGTGGTCGAGATATGCGGTTGACCGATGTGAAGGGGCACGTGATGGACGCGGTCATTCAGGCTTAA